From the genome of Virgibacillus proomii, one region includes:
- the speD gene encoding adenosylmethionine decarboxylase — MDTMGRHVIAELWQCNVNKLNNIDILEQIFVEAALKSGAEIREVTFHKFAPIGISGVVIISESHLTVHSFPEHGYASIDVYTCGNIIDPHKAVQYIITMLEANRVEKLEIPRGVGVLRIKQFQNL; from the coding sequence ATGGATACAATGGGAAGACATGTCATTGCTGAACTTTGGCAATGTAATGTAAACAAATTAAATAATATCGATATACTAGAGCAGATTTTTGTGGAAGCTGCCCTAAAATCAGGTGCAGAAATTCGTGAAGTAACCTTTCATAAATTCGCGCCTATTGGTATAAGTGGTGTTGTGATTATTTCAGAATCCCATCTAACTGTGCATAGCTTTCCTGAGCATGGTTATGCCAGCATAGATGTTTATACATGCGGAAATATAATCGATCCCCATAAAGCTGTACAATATATTATTACCATGCTTGAGGCGAACCGTGTTGAAAAGCTAGAAATACCGCGGGGAGTAGGAGTTCTTAGGATTAAACAATTTCAAAATTTATAA
- a CDS encoding glyceraldehyde-3-phosphate dehydrogenase has protein sequence MRKTRVAINGFGRIGRMVFRQAIDDEQLDIVAINASYPAETLAHLIKYDSVHGIFNKEVKPLHHGIMVDNKKVKLVNSRLPEQLPWEELEIDVVIEATGKFKTKESAGAHIRAGAKKVIITAPGKEVDCTIVMSVNEQSYDPDKHQVISNASCTTNCLAPIVKIIDEHFTVKNGLMTTVHAFTNDQKNIDNPHKDLRRARSCTQSIIPTSTGAAKALGEVLPHLNGKLHGMALRVPTPNVSLVDLVVDVEETVTAKQVNDIFMKAAEAEYKGIVYYSDAPLVSIDYTTTDYSAIIDGLSTIVMEDHKLKVLAWYDNEWGYSARVMDLAKYVGHYMHQKHVQIS, from the coding sequence ATGAGGAAAACTCGGGTTGCAATAAATGGTTTTGGGCGAATTGGAAGAATGGTGTTTCGGCAGGCTATTGATGATGAGCAATTGGATATAGTAGCTATTAATGCTAGTTATCCTGCTGAAACATTAGCCCACTTAATTAAATATGATAGTGTACATGGTATTTTTAATAAAGAAGTGAAACCGCTTCATCATGGAATTATGGTTGATAATAAAAAAGTAAAGCTCGTTAATTCTCGACTTCCTGAACAGTTGCCTTGGGAAGAACTAGAAATTGATGTAGTTATCGAAGCAACTGGTAAGTTCAAAACAAAGGAGAGTGCAGGAGCACATATTCGTGCTGGAGCAAAAAAGGTAATTATTACAGCGCCAGGTAAAGAAGTAGACTGCACCATTGTTATGAGTGTCAATGAACAATCTTATGACCCCGATAAGCACCAAGTTATTTCTAACGCTTCATGTACAACCAATTGCCTTGCTCCGATAGTAAAAATTATTGATGAACATTTTACAGTTAAGAATGGTCTTATGACGACCGTACATGCTTTTACAAACGATCAAAAAAATATTGATAATCCACATAAAGATTTAAGACGAGCTAGAAGCTGTACTCAATCTATCATTCCTACTTCAACAGGAGCAGCAAAGGCGTTAGGTGAAGTGTTACCACACCTAAATGGAAAACTGCATGGGATGGCTTTACGTGTTCCAACACCCAATGTCTCCCTTGTTGACCTTGTAGTAGATGTGGAAGAAACGGTTACTGCCAAACAAGTAAATGATATCTTTATGAAGGCTGCTGAAGCTGAGTACAAGGGGATTGTTTATTATAGCGATGCACCTTTAGTATCCATCGATTACACGACGACGGATTATTCAGCAATTATTGACGGATTGTCAACGATCGTAATGGAAGATCATAAATTGAAAGTGCTTGCCTGGTATGATAATGAATGGGGCTATTCCGCACGAGTTATGGATCTAGCAAAATATGTCGGACATTATATGCACCAAAAGCATGTTCAAATTAGCTAG